One genomic window of Leptospira paudalimensis includes the following:
- a CDS encoding OmpA family protein has protein sequence MKKFLVSLLISVYPILGQPLPKVKDVRFYPPLNTQNVEYNPIVSPTGRYLVFQSNRPGGEGGMDLWISENLSFPDRMKLPVWSAPKNFRELNTTNFEGMFSILFDEEEKPYELYFTSVRDKTQKDVKKNREGYDGLNIYYTKINQRTGLWSVPTHVNEINSNFEDKMPAVSPDGCSVVFSSNRPGGLGGFDLWISKREPITKDTEKNPDKPKIKCRDGIWQKPISLGPVINTSEDEISPNFHWDGLRLYFSSNRGDKNRKFSFYYSEFNEANGQFETPKLLGNPFNTNQPLSGESTGFPFDTPSDYSTYSLWEESDNEGISVTYDDLWFYFASNRPGGEGQFDIYRTMVPEDLRRTYDFVFRGLVLDGSEAIMIGLDSTLKIYDDTKPIQVITSKRIGGDLSLEDAENFRTTIKTGKLYRVEVSSPGFHPTEILLDLRGNVGKDKEQYSQIILQPIRPVKDNRPDKTIQGIRFVVKDKKTDLVIPNAICFYFDDLTRKGKSLSATDGHFDLDHTPTMDFEILARAKGFKEETFLFSKDKIQEMSGKETVLYLRNLKDFDDLYNTIIYFPFNERTLSDEDKKKLDLLADFLIQHKNEKVEIGGHTDNIGNKEYNINLSEDRALSVYQYLRLKGVPKERMKVQAYHYSQPISDNETEEGRSRNRRVNFKKID, from the coding sequence ATGAAAAAATTCCTTGTTTCCTTACTGATTTCGGTGTATCCAATCCTCGGCCAACCACTTCCGAAAGTGAAGGACGTAAGGTTTTACCCACCTCTCAATACCCAAAATGTGGAATACAATCCAATTGTATCACCAACTGGCAGGTATTTGGTCTTCCAATCCAACAGACCTGGTGGAGAAGGAGGAATGGACCTTTGGATTTCTGAAAACTTAAGTTTTCCTGACCGAATGAAATTGCCTGTCTGGTCAGCTCCTAAAAATTTCAGAGAACTGAATACTACCAATTTTGAAGGAATGTTTTCGATTCTTTTTGATGAAGAGGAAAAACCTTACGAACTATATTTCACTTCAGTTCGTGACAAAACACAAAAAGATGTCAAAAAAAACCGAGAAGGTTATGACGGATTAAATATTTATTATACAAAGATCAATCAAAGAACAGGTCTATGGTCCGTACCCACTCATGTGAATGAGATTAATTCAAATTTTGAAGATAAAATGCCAGCCGTTTCGCCTGATGGTTGTTCGGTTGTGTTTTCCTCTAATCGGCCAGGCGGACTTGGTGGATTTGATTTATGGATTTCAAAACGAGAACCAATTACAAAAGACACAGAAAAAAATCCTGATAAACCAAAAATCAAATGTAGGGATGGTATTTGGCAAAAACCTATTTCACTTGGTCCTGTGATCAACACAAGCGAAGACGAAATCAGTCCCAACTTTCATTGGGATGGGCTTAGATTGTATTTTAGTTCCAACCGTGGGGATAAAAATAGAAAGTTCAGTTTTTACTATAGCGAATTTAACGAAGCCAATGGGCAATTTGAAACTCCTAAATTATTAGGTAATCCATTTAATACCAACCAACCACTGTCAGGCGAATCGACAGGCTTTCCTTTTGATACACCTTCCGATTATTCTACCTATAGCCTTTGGGAAGAAAGTGACAATGAAGGAATATCGGTGACGTATGACGATCTTTGGTTTTACTTTGCCTCCAATCGGCCTGGTGGAGAAGGTCAATTTGATATTTATCGTACAATGGTTCCAGAGGATTTGAGAAGGACCTATGACTTCGTATTCCGAGGTCTAGTCTTAGATGGATCGGAAGCCATTATGATTGGTTTAGATTCAACTTTAAAAATTTATGATGATACAAAACCAATCCAAGTCATCACATCAAAACGAATCGGTGGGGATCTTTCTTTAGAAGATGCAGAAAACTTTCGTACGACAATTAAAACAGGAAAACTTTACCGAGTGGAAGTTTCTTCACCTGGATTCCATCCGACAGAGATATTGCTCGATCTCCGCGGTAATGTGGGAAAAGACAAAGAACAATATTCTCAAATCATTTTGCAACCAATTCGGCCTGTTAAAGACAATCGACCTGACAAAACCATACAAGGGATCCGATTTGTAGTAAAAGATAAAAAAACAGATTTAGTCATACCAAATGCAATTTGTTTTTACTTTGATGATTTGACTCGTAAAGGAAAATCTTTATCGGCTACAGATGGTCACTTCGATTTAGATCATACACCTACGATGGACTTTGAGATTTTAGCGCGAGCAAAAGGGTTTAAAGAAGAAACCTTTTTGTTTTCGAAAGATAAAATCCAAGAGATGTCAGGTAAAGAGACAGTTCTGTACCTTCGAAATTTGAAAGACTTTGATGATTTATACAACACAATTATTTATTTCCCGTTCAACGAACGAACATTGAGCGATGAGGATAAGAAAAAATTGGATCTTTTAGCGGACTTCCTCATCCAACATAAAAATGAAAAAGTTGAAATCGGTGGGCATACCGACAATATAGGGAATAAGGAATACAACATCAATCTAAGTGAGGATAGAGCTCTCTCTGTTTACCAGTATTTGCGTTTGAAAGGTGTACCAAAAGAACGAATGAAAGTGCAAGCTTATCATTATTCACAACCAATTTCGGACAATGAAACAGAAGAAGGAAGATCTCGCAATAGACGTGTGAATTTTAAGAAGATAGACTAA
- a CDS encoding lysophospholipid acyltransferase family protein has product MKYIGYFLSFIVVYSFYFPFKILPYQWCLSYGIFLTNLIYQFDKKHRKVAAENIRFAFPEYTEDQILNLVKAHYRHLGILLAHTLWAPRMTRAWLDKYLVVDESSLKIEEDTKKEGVGVILISGHFGTWEILVQFLGIRMKGGGIYKKVRNPFVDTLLKRMRSKNGVVLVPVEESTQVIKLLKQGYWIGFGADQNAGKAGIFVPFMNRQASTFVGPALMAYLTGAKMLYYSVLAGDNGKVIVRVKDLGFVDKKLYPKKDDVIRHYTELWTKTLEEEVKLFPEQYFWVHRRWRTQPQEIDSNSTSN; this is encoded by the coding sequence ATGAAATACATCGGATACTTTTTATCATTCATTGTAGTTTATTCATTTTATTTCCCTTTTAAGATTTTGCCTTACCAATGGTGCCTTTCTTATGGGATATTTTTAACGAACTTAATTTATCAATTTGATAAAAAACATAGAAAGGTAGCAGCTGAAAACATTCGTTTCGCTTTCCCTGAATACACAGAAGATCAGATTTTAAATCTGGTCAAAGCTCATTATCGTCATTTGGGAATTTTACTTGCCCATACTCTTTGGGCTCCTCGCATGACGCGCGCTTGGTTAGACAAATACCTTGTAGTAGATGAATCCAGTTTAAAAATTGAAGAAGATACCAAAAAAGAGGGTGTAGGTGTAATTCTTATTTCCGGACATTTTGGTACTTGGGAAATTTTAGTTCAATTTTTGGGAATCCGTATGAAGGGTGGTGGAATTTACAAAAAAGTAAGAAATCCATTTGTAGATACCTTACTGAAACGGATGCGATCAAAAAATGGAGTTGTTTTAGTTCCTGTTGAGGAATCCACACAAGTCATCAAACTACTCAAACAAGGGTATTGGATTGGATTTGGTGCAGACCAAAACGCTGGTAAAGCAGGCATATTTGTTCCTTTCATGAATCGACAAGCCTCTACGTTTGTAGGTCCAGCTCTCATGGCATACCTCACTGGTGCCAAAATGTTATATTATTCTGTGTTAGCTGGTGATAATGGTAAGGTAATTGTAAGAGTAAAAGACCTTGGATTTGTTGATAAAAAGTTATATCCTAAAAAGGATGATGTAATTCGCCATTATACAGAACTTTGGACAAAAACTTTAGAGGAAGAAGTAAAGTTATTCCCTGAGCAGTACTTTTGGGTACATCGTAGATGGAGAACCCAACCTCAAGAGATCGATTCGAACTCAACTTCAAACTAG
- a CDS encoding tetratricopeptide repeat protein, which produces MAQEIQTLFNEAVRLERNGEWDRAETQYKTLLEKDPNYHLALQNLGVIYAKQGKHADAIPLFSKAYKLHANVKNSYNLAVSLYKHNETEKAISFLKQTLSFEKKFISAHLLLAQAYQKLGNDEKTEVYLNNVIKIEPNHKSALGGLAMFYYERNRFPESLKMIERYLILYPGNAQLKIIQSEILAKQGNYKASANLLTTMVKEDVGFTHFNESLQSAWQEEDQIAKESLERIQSKAKKKLKEFKTKLELSKENPEEFSPPDPQEALDLSLLYLFNGNPEKAMQYLVFAQKMKENANSDGTS; this is translated from the coding sequence ATGGCACAGGAAATCCAGACTCTATTCAATGAAGCGGTGCGTTTGGAGCGGAATGGTGAATGGGACCGTGCCGAAACACAATACAAAACTTTATTAGAAAAAGATCCAAATTACCATCTGGCCTTACAGAACTTAGGTGTTATTTACGCGAAACAAGGTAAACACGCAGATGCGATTCCTCTTTTTTCAAAAGCATACAAATTACATGCAAACGTTAAAAACAGTTACAATCTGGCTGTTTCTCTTTATAAACACAACGAAACAGAAAAAGCGATTAGTTTCTTAAAACAAACCTTATCCTTTGAAAAGAAGTTTATTTCAGCTCATTTATTACTCGCTCAAGCATACCAGAAATTGGGAAACGATGAGAAAACTGAAGTGTATTTGAACAATGTCATCAAAATTGAACCTAACCATAAATCAGCTTTAGGAGGGCTTGCGATGTTTTATTACGAAAGGAATCGTTTTCCAGAAAGTTTAAAAATGATTGAGCGTTATTTGATTTTATATCCGGGGAATGCTCAGCTAAAAATCATCCAATCCGAAATTTTGGCCAAACAAGGGAATTATAAAGCATCTGCAAATTTACTGACTACAATGGTAAAAGAAGATGTTGGGTTCACACATTTTAATGAAAGTTTACAGTCTGCTTGGCAAGAAGAAGACCAAATTGCAAAAGAAAGTTTGGAAAGAATCCAATCAAAAGCCAAAAAGAAATTAAAAGAATTTAAAACGAAATTAGAACTCTCCAAAGAAAATCCGGAAGAGTTTTCACCGCCAGATCCGCAAGAGGCCTTGGATTTAAGTTTGTTGTATCTTTTCAATGGAAACCCAGAAAAAGCGATGCAGTATTTAGTATTTGCGCAAAAGATGAAGGAAAACGCAAATTCAGACGGTACTTCCTAA
- the folP gene encoding dihydropteroate synthase — MAEIFGILNITTDSFSDGGKYLNPDEAIKKGTQLLQEGADWLDVSGQSSNVAASLVTEEEEWNRVEPVIRYFVPKGVRISLDSFRPEVQKKAIEAGVRCLNDITGFTYEGDHEFLKSYSQKYPDLKFIIMHSHNKNIAKIKSTLSPEKVIKKIQNFFRDRRNELSSLGIEESAIFFDPGMGFFLSDDPMVSFRVLQDLEILKLEFPQLMVSVSRKSFLGNVLGNLPVEDREFATLACELHLLKNKIPFIRTHNVLKLRQAEKIWNLCQENE; from the coding sequence ATGGCTGAAATCTTCGGAATCCTAAACATAACAACTGACTCATTTAGTGATGGAGGGAAGTATTTAAATCCAGATGAGGCAATCAAAAAAGGCACACAACTCTTACAAGAAGGTGCCGATTGGTTGGATGTTTCAGGTCAGTCCTCAAATGTAGCTGCAAGTTTGGTCACAGAAGAGGAAGAATGGAACCGTGTGGAACCAGTGATACGTTACTTTGTTCCCAAAGGTGTTCGAATCAGTTTGGATAGTTTTCGTCCGGAAGTCCAAAAAAAAGCCATTGAAGCAGGTGTTCGTTGCCTCAATGATATCACCGGATTTACTTACGAAGGTGATCACGAATTTTTAAAATCATACAGCCAAAAATACCCAGATTTAAAATTTATCATCATGCATTCGCATAACAAAAATATTGCGAAAATTAAATCTACATTATCCCCTGAAAAAGTAATCAAAAAAATACAAAATTTCTTCAGGGATAGAAGGAATGAATTAAGTTCACTAGGAATCGAGGAATCTGCAATTTTTTTTGATCCTGGGATGGGATTTTTCCTGAGTGATGACCCAATGGTTTCCTTTCGAGTTTTGCAAGACTTAGAAATCCTAAAATTAGAATTCCCTCAGCTAATGGTAAGTGTTTCAAGAAAGTCTTTTTTAGGAAATGTATTGGGAAATTTACCTGTTGAAGACAGAGAATTTGCAACCCTCGCATGTGAACTCCATTTGTTAAAAAATAAAATTCCATTCATTCGAACGCATAACGTACTTAAGTTGAGGCAAGCAGAAAAAATTTGGAATTTATGCCAAGAAAATGAATAA
- a CDS encoding tetratricopeptide repeat protein, translating into MKPSIYFSFAILLIFGLENCRYPIAKQDVLESDTLFLESSDPKAKECNEEGIRFTKTIQLDSAAATWDNCILSNPNDVSLHLNRLRFYFLLDEYEVLKQKVSKESPSRSSVTYQSILKELDLRLRLEEKVILLDALSRVKGWELFAYEELANYYLQVGNFQFAEGYFNQILEVVPFHENALYGMADIQVHKGNWYSLLDYAKSLEVSAKKNKDYHFYFLKGNYELGRYEIALKWAESASTNEKSDINFLELWRDTLLVLKDNPKWDSLLPYYRKAKEKGYSVPESVFFPTLSKEGKDVRKAIRSGRS; encoded by the coding sequence TTGAAACCTTCCATTTATTTTTCTTTTGCCATTCTATTGATTTTTGGATTGGAAAATTGTCGTTATCCGATTGCCAAACAAGATGTCCTAGAATCCGATACCTTATTTTTAGAATCTTCGGATCCGAAAGCAAAAGAATGTAATGAAGAGGGAATCCGTTTCACAAAGACCATTCAATTAGATTCTGCCGCTGCTACTTGGGACAATTGTATACTATCAAATCCTAATGATGTATCTTTACACCTCAATCGATTACGGTTTTATTTTTTATTAGATGAATATGAAGTTCTAAAACAGAAGGTATCCAAAGAATCACCTTCTCGTAGTTCGGTTACTTACCAATCAATTTTAAAAGAGTTAGATCTTCGATTACGATTGGAAGAAAAAGTAATCCTTTTGGATGCACTATCGCGTGTCAAAGGTTGGGAGTTATTTGCTTATGAAGAACTTGCTAATTATTATCTACAAGTTGGAAATTTCCAATTTGCAGAAGGTTATTTTAACCAAATTTTAGAAGTTGTACCTTTTCATGAAAATGCTTTGTATGGAATGGCAGACATTCAAGTCCACAAAGGGAATTGGTATAGTTTACTAGATTATGCAAAATCATTAGAAGTCTCTGCTAAAAAAAACAAAGATTACCATTTTTACTTTTTAAAAGGGAATTATGAATTAGGGCGGTATGAGATTGCACTAAAGTGGGCTGAATCAGCTTCTACTAATGAAAAATCTGATATCAATTTTTTGGAACTTTGGAGAGATACACTTCTAGTTTTAAAAGACAATCCAAAATGGGATTCCTTGTTACCTTATTATCGTAAAGCCAAGGAAAAAGGATATTCAGTCCCAGAATCAGTTTTTTTCCCAACCTTATCGAAAGAAGGGAAAGATGTTCGAAAAGCAATTCGTTCTGGAAGAAGTTAA
- a CDS encoding phosphatase PAP2 family protein, with translation MNWISSVDLKLSTWIQKHLHHKNLSWVLSRINRGEMFALVLLPLMFLSELYKPVYLSLPFVLVFTYMTDRLVLVLKKYFARKRPLVSVMGKVDSNPDMKHSFPSAHSANSIVVATILVFAFRETPYFFLFSLFAGVGRLITLHHFVSDIIGGWVIGFVIGLIAVTVHFFLWPYLVTL, from the coding sequence ATGAATTGGATTAGCAGTGTAGATTTAAAGTTATCCACTTGGATACAAAAACACTTACATCATAAAAACCTTAGTTGGGTTTTATCTCGAATCAATCGAGGAGAGATGTTTGCATTGGTTTTACTGCCACTTATGTTTTTAAGTGAACTATACAAACCTGTTTATCTTAGTCTGCCATTTGTTTTGGTTTTTACGTATATGACTGATCGATTGGTTTTGGTATTAAAGAAGTATTTCGCCAGAAAACGTCCACTGGTGAGTGTTATGGGAAAAGTGGATTCAAATCCAGATATGAAACATTCGTTTCCGTCTGCTCATAGTGCTAATTCAATTGTTGTTGCAACAATACTTGTTTTTGCGTTTCGAGAAACACCCTATTTCTTTTTATTTAGTTTGTTTGCTGGAGTGGGACGTTTGATCACCTTACACCACTTTGTTAGTGATATTATTGGAGGATGGGTCATAGGTTTTGTGATTGGACTTATTGCAGTAACAGTCCATTTCTTTTTATGGCCATATTTGGTAACTTTATGA
- the hisS gene encoding histidine--tRNA ligase — MKEQKLTTENYKGTRDFYPEDMRLRNYLFSVMKDVVRSYGYEEYDGPMVESLDLYRAKTGEEIVGKQIYNFIDKGDREVAIRPEMTPTVARMVAKKLRELPRPIRWFSIPNLWRYEQPGHGRLREHWQLNVDMFGVATSRAELEILSLACDILFAFGAPRNSFKVTISHRSLLDEFLLDGLKVSPDQAHEVSKILDKKNKITQDEYITLVSKTIPNDSSAVSKIDLFLNSTVETLNQIPGIKEETLSAIKGLFQEIKMIGLEDIVHFDPSVVRGFDYYTGFIFEIFDSSPQNKRSLYGGGRYDNLIGLFSNEELTGIGFGLGDVTLQNFLTVHKLLPSFKNDATVYIPLLDDSSFAENHNFAKQLRKEKINVEVSLVSQKMGKQLSYAEKKGYRWILLRGEDEIKAGTVTLKDMATRDQFTFSFSEALQKIKEELLK, encoded by the coding sequence TTGAAAGAACAGAAATTAACTACAGAAAATTATAAGGGAACTCGGGATTTTTATCCTGAGGATATGCGCCTTCGGAATTATCTTTTTTCCGTCATGAAAGACGTCGTAAGGTCTTATGGATATGAAGAGTATGACGGCCCTATGGTCGAATCCTTAGATTTATACCGAGCAAAAACTGGTGAAGAAATTGTAGGAAAACAAATTTATAACTTTATCGATAAGGGTGATCGAGAAGTTGCCATAAGACCAGAAATGACTCCTACGGTTGCAAGAATGGTAGCAAAAAAATTACGAGAGTTACCAAGGCCAATTCGTTGGTTTTCCATTCCTAATTTATGGCGTTATGAACAACCAGGCCATGGACGACTCAGGGAACATTGGCAATTAAACGTTGATATGTTTGGTGTTGCAACGAGTCGTGCAGAGTTAGAAATATTATCCCTTGCCTGTGACATCCTCTTTGCATTTGGTGCTCCTCGAAATAGTTTTAAAGTTACCATTTCTCATAGATCATTACTCGATGAATTTTTGTTAGATGGATTAAAAGTAAGTCCAGACCAAGCACATGAAGTTTCCAAAATTTTGGACAAAAAAAACAAAATCACGCAAGACGAATACATCACTCTTGTTTCCAAAACCATTCCGAATGATAGCTCTGCTGTTTCAAAAATTGATTTGTTTTTAAATTCAACTGTGGAGACACTCAATCAAATCCCTGGAATTAAAGAAGAAACTCTGAGTGCAATCAAAGGATTGTTTCAAGAGATTAAGATGATTGGTTTAGAAGACATTGTCCATTTTGATCCTTCTGTAGTAAGAGGGTTTGATTATTATACAGGATTCATTTTCGAAATCTTCGATTCATCACCACAAAACAAACGTTCCTTGTATGGTGGTGGAAGGTATGATAATCTCATTGGGTTATTTTCAAATGAAGAGTTAACAGGGATTGGTTTTGGGCTGGGGGATGTAACGTTACAGAACTTTTTAACAGTTCATAAACTATTGCCTAGTTTTAAAAATGATGCAACTGTATACATTCCGCTGTTAGATGATTCCTCGTTTGCAGAAAATCATAATTTTGCTAAACAATTACGAAAAGAAAAGATCAATGTCGAAGTTTCCTTAGTTTCTCAAAAAATGGGAAAACAACTTTCTTATGCTGAAAAAAAAGGATACAGATGGATTTTGCTCCGTGGTGAGGACGAAATCAAGGCTGGAACCGTAACATTAAAAGACATGGCAACTAGAGACCAATTTACGTTTAGTTTCTCGGAAGCACTTCAAAAGATAAAAGAAGAGCTTTTGAAATGA
- a CDS encoding DUF1577 domain-containing protein: MINRVKIHFDQEREYVPLEAVRVLPEFFKQMMAGNGLFLKGYDSPVKVKFKGERPDGAHIWELETMPEMIETIFTIQATPSFHVEIDYEIQNQKDNLLLGKAIDRRQTYTTRQDSRNEKVRGNVVASNFLIAKTNIDFSKLTGVSSQVILSDIQKTVLKNYPQSKVVFISSSTHSDEIDLMKEHKKPIFVLDTETFESYNSDEVFDPKKTFEDEFLLDDKVNEYKKKKIGSYIYYPLFIQMKEMHFFAYLSLETERTRIPSEVLDLFKEVERTFQERIMDSNTHILDIKQNVLNVSRGGVALEISDMEIVKALKVKPSFTLDINFKLQAPIRMAVELRHLEEVNDFYRLGGRITGVSGDKKAKEIYHSLIDFFN, translated from the coding sequence ATGATCAATCGAGTCAAAATCCATTTCGACCAAGAACGCGAGTATGTTCCTTTAGAAGCCGTCCGTGTTTTGCCTGAATTTTTCAAACAGATGATGGCTGGAAATGGATTATTTCTCAAAGGTTATGATTCCCCGGTGAAAGTGAAATTTAAAGGGGAACGTCCAGATGGAGCACATATCTGGGAATTGGAAACAATGCCAGAAATGATTGAGACCATTTTTACAATCCAAGCGACTCCAAGTTTTCATGTAGAAATCGATTACGAAATCCAAAATCAAAAAGATAATCTTTTGCTTGGAAAGGCAATTGACCGTCGACAAACCTATACGACTCGCCAAGATTCTCGGAATGAAAAAGTAAGAGGGAATGTTGTTGCTTCTAATTTTTTAATTGCAAAAACAAATATCGATTTTTCTAAATTAACCGGCGTTAGTTCTCAAGTCATTTTATCTGACATACAAAAAACTGTTCTTAAGAACTATCCTCAGTCGAAAGTAGTCTTTATTTCATCCTCAACACATAGTGATGAAATTGATCTCATGAAGGAACATAAAAAACCAATTTTTGTTCTGGATACAGAAACATTTGAATCATACAATTCGGATGAGGTATTTGACCCTAAAAAGACTTTTGAAGATGAGTTTTTACTCGATGATAAGGTAAATGAATATAAGAAGAAAAAAATAGGATCTTATATTTATTATCCGTTATTCATTCAAATGAAAGAAATGCATTTTTTTGCATACCTCTCATTAGAAACTGAAAGAACAAGAATCCCTAGCGAAGTTTTGGATTTGTTTAAAGAGGTTGAACGTACGTTTCAAGAAAGAATTATGGATTCAAATACCCATATTCTTGATATCAAACAAAACGTTTTGAACGTTTCTCGAGGTGGAGTTGCCTTGGAAATCAGTGATATGGAAATAGTAAAAGCACTGAAAGTGAAACCTTCGTTTACCTTAGACATCAATTTTAAATTACAAGCACCAATTCGGATGGCAGTGGAATTGCGCCATTTAGAAGAAGTGAACGATTTTTACCGTTTAGGCGGTAGGATCACTGGTGTGAGCGGAGACAAAAAAGCCAAAGAGATTTACCATAGTCTCATTGATTTTTTTAATTAA